ATTTCTTCATAATCTTTTACAACTAATAATTCCATAATAACACCCCTTAACTCTTTTTATTTTTCATATGCTGTTTGCCCGTCAATAATAGTTCTTTTTATATCAAAAGCATCATCAAATATTGTAATATCTGCAGTTTTTCCTATTTCGATGCTTCCAGTTTTGTCATCAATTTTAAGATATTTTGCAGGGTTTAAAGAAGCCATATTAACTGCTTCGTATATTTTTATATCAGTATGTTCCTTAAAGTTTCTTACCGCTCTATTTAAAGTTAAAATACTTCCTGCCAGTGTTCCATCTTCTAATCTTGCAGAATTATTCTGCACAATAACTTTTTGTCCACCCAGTTCAGAAACACCATCTTTTAAACAACCAGCTCTCATGGAATCTGTTATTAAAATTAATTTGTCTAATCCTTTTATTCTAACAAGTATTTGATAAATTGCTGGATTAATATGAATAGTATCAGCTATAAGCTCACAATAGATATCGCTATTAAAAACAGCACTTATGATGCCTGGTTTTCTATGATGAAGAGGACTCATAGCATTAAATAAATGAGTTGCACTATCTAATCCTGCATTTATTGCGTCTATAGCTTCCTCGTAGGTTGCATCAGAATGACCAATAGATAAATTAATATCTGTTTTTGCTTTTATTTCCTTAACAAAGCTTAAATTAAAATCTTTTTCTGGTGCCAATGTAATTACATTGATAATATCCTTGTACTTTTCAATAAAATTATACTCAGGTTTTATTATATAATCCTCTTTTTGAGCACCTTTATATTTTTCATTTATAAAAGGACCTTCTAGATGAGCACCAAGTATTCTTGAACCTTTATGCTTTAATTTCATACATTGTTTTACATTATCCAATGCTTTATAAATCTTTTCTTTAGACATTGTCATAGTAGTAGGTAAAAAAGAGGTTACTCCATTTTTTACTATAACTTCACTAA
The Clostridium felsineum DSM 794 DNA segment above includes these coding regions:
- the nagA gene encoding N-acetylglucosamine-6-phosphate deacetylase; the protein is MKAIINGKIITPSNVLENKIVLFNETIEEIIDKNDFMKNFNYDKNSNIEIIDAKGNYVSPGFIDVHIHGSGGYDTMDSEIKALTGISEVIVKNGVTSFLPTTMTMSKEKIYKALDNVKQCMKLKHKGSRILGAHLEGPFINEKYKGAQKEDYIIKPEYNFIEKYKDIINVITLAPEKDFNLSFVKEIKAKTDINLSIGHSDATYEEAIDAINAGLDSATHLFNAMSPLHHRKPGIISAVFNSDIYCELIADTIHINPAIYQILVRIKGLDKLILITDSMRAGCLKDGVSELGGQKVIVQNNSARLEDGTLAGSILTLNRAVRNFKEHTDIKIYEAVNMASLNPAKYLKIDDKTGSIEIGKTADITIFDDAFDIKRTIIDGQTAYEK